In a single window of the Nocardioides sp. L-11A genome:
- a CDS encoding lyase family protein, translated as MSGLLRPGAHRAAGVADDAAVLAALLRVESAWARALVAAGIATEAEAAQVAAAAAGVDVDLPALAVASEAAGNPVVPLVALLRDAAGDAGGAVHRGLTSQDVLDTALVLLARDAVARVRADLVVAGDALAVLARTHRDDVAVARTLTQWAVPTTFGLRAAQWLAGVGDAVARLDGLTFPVQYGGAAGTRALLADLAGPDAGHSDRAAPALADALGLTATDLPWHTRRAALTGIGDALTTATDALGVIAADVLLLGRPEVAEVREGAVAGRGGSSTMPHKQNPVLSVLVGAAARQAPALAGQLHLAAAGAVDERPDGAWHAEWPALARLLELAVTTASQAAELVAGLQVDPVAMASRVDAATASGALDTRGATGEAGRLVDLATTCWEETRG; from the coding sequence ATGAGCGGCCTGCTGCGTCCCGGCGCGCACCGGGCGGCGGGGGTCGCCGACGACGCGGCGGTCCTGGCGGCACTGCTCCGGGTGGAGTCGGCCTGGGCGCGCGCGCTCGTCGCCGCGGGCATCGCGACCGAGGCGGAGGCGGCGCAGGTCGCCGCGGCGGCCGCGGGGGTCGACGTCGACCTACCGGCGCTCGCCGTCGCGTCCGAGGCGGCGGGCAATCCCGTCGTACCGCTGGTCGCGCTGCTCCGTGACGCCGCCGGCGACGCGGGCGGAGCCGTGCACCGCGGCCTCACCAGCCAGGACGTCCTCGACACCGCGCTCGTCCTGCTCGCCCGCGACGCCGTCGCCCGGGTCCGTGCCGACCTGGTCGTCGCCGGGGACGCCCTCGCGGTTCTCGCCCGCACCCATCGCGACGACGTCGCCGTCGCGCGAACCCTCACCCAGTGGGCCGTCCCGACCACCTTCGGCCTGCGGGCCGCGCAGTGGCTGGCGGGCGTGGGCGACGCCGTCGCCCGGCTCGACGGGCTGACCTTCCCGGTCCAGTACGGCGGCGCCGCCGGCACCCGCGCGCTGCTCGCCGATCTCGCCGGGCCGGACGCCGGCCACTCCGACCGGGCCGCGCCCGCCCTCGCCGACGCGCTCGGCCTGACCGCCACCGACCTGCCGTGGCACACCCGCCGGGCCGCGCTGACCGGCATCGGCGACGCGCTCACGACCGCGACCGACGCGCTGGGGGTGATCGCTGCCGACGTACTGCTGCTCGGCCGGCCCGAGGTCGCCGAGGTCCGCGAGGGCGCGGTCGCGGGGCGGGGCGGGTCCTCGACCATGCCGCACAAGCAGAACCCGGTGCTCTCGGTGCTCGTCGGTGCGGCCGCGCGGCAGGCTCCCGCGCTCGCCGGCCAGCTGCACCTGGCCGCGGCGGGTGCCGTCGACGAACGCCCGGACGGGGCGTGGCACGCCGAATGGCCCGCCCTGGCGCGGCTCTTGGAGCTCGCCGTCACCACGGCGAGCCAGGCGGCCGAGCTGGTCGCGGGCCTCCAGGTCGACCCCGTCGCGATGGCGTCCCGGGTCGACGCGGCCACGGCGAGCGGCGCCCTCGACACCCGCGGCGCGACCGGAGAGGCCGGCCGTCTCGTCGACCTCGCGACCACCTGCTGGGAGGAGACCCGTGGTTGA